One Dromiciops gliroides isolate mDroGli1 chromosome 3, mDroGli1.pri, whole genome shotgun sequence DNA segment encodes these proteins:
- the LOC122749053 gene encoding olfactory receptor 52B2-like, translated as MLPANHSKFHPSSFILLGIPGLEANHLWLSFPFILMYTTAMGGNILLLWVIISERSLHEPMYMLLSLLAITDLILSSTTVPKALAIFWFHAHDIPFPACLTQVFFIHFVSALESATLLSMAFDRYVAICDPLRYASILTYKVLGKMGLAGFARAFSTVATLVFLLHRLPYCGHRTVPHTYCEHMGVARLACGDIRVNIIYGLCAALSTLGIDAILIVVSYVLILRAVFRLPSQGARHKALGTCGAHVCVILMFYTPAFFSFLTHRFGRGTIPRHIHILLANLYVVIPPMLNPIVYAVRMKQIRDKVLELFF; from the exons ATGTTGCCAGCTAACCACAGCAAATTCCACCCATCCTCCTTCATCCTCCTGGGAATCCCAGGCCTTGAGGCTAATCACCTCTggctttcatttcctttcattctgaTGTATACCACGGCCATGGGTGGCAATATCCTCCTTCTCTGGGTCATCATCTCTGAGCGGAGCCTCCATGAACCCATGTACATGCTCCTCTCTCTCCTAGCCATCACGGACCTCATCCTCTCTTCCACCACTGTGCCCAAGGCCTTGGCCATCTTCTGGTTCCATGCCCATGATATCCCCTTCCCTGCCTGCCTCACCCAGGTCTTCTTCATCCACTTTGtctcagccctggagtcagccaCATTACTTTCTATGGCATTTGATCGTTACGTGGCCATTTGTGACCCTCTGCGCTATGCATCTATCCTCACCTACAAGGTCCTTGGCAAGATGGGACTGGCTGGTTTTGCTCGAGCTTTCTCCACTGTTGCAACCCTTGTCTTTCTCCTCCACCGGCTGCCCTACTGTGGTCATCGCACAGTACCCCACACATACTGTGAACACATGGGTGTGGCCCGGCTGGCGTGTGGGGACATCCGTGTCAATATCATCTATGGTCTCTGTGCAGCCCTTTCAACATTGGGCATTGATGCTATTCTCATTGTTGTCTCCTATGTCCTCATCCTCCGTGCTGTCTTTCGCCTGCCATCCCAAGGTGCACGCCATAAGGCTCTGGGTACCTGTGGTGCTCAtgtctgtgtgatcctgatgTTTTACACACctgccttcttctccttcctcacccacCGCTTTGGCCGGGGTACCATCCCCCGCCATATTCACATCCTTCTGGCCAACCTATATGTAGTGATACCACCCATGCTCAACCCCATTGTCTATGCAGTCAGGATGAAGCAAATCCGGGACAAGGTT ttagaactatttttttaa